The Streptomyces laurentii genome contains a region encoding:
- a CDS encoding NUDIX hydrolase (COG0494 NTP pyrophosphohydrolases including oxidative damage repair enzymes;~NUDIX hydrolase [Streptomyces bingchenggensis BCW-1];~Nudix hydrolase isa superfamily of enzymes found in all three kingdoms of life, and it catalyzes the hydrolysis of NUcleoside DIphosphates linked to other moieties, X. Enzymes belonging to this superfamily require a divalent cation, such as Mg2+ or Mn2+...; cl00447;~identified by MetaGeneAnnotator; putative;~nudix motif) yields MTDRFSRILPVALMVLPGPDGTVTFVHQLKGPYAGNWLLPGGGVEPGEGLAAAAVRETAEETGCHVSACSPFAVYEFTGTWEQGPYHLLLFGFLADRPYRVPEGFEGHNVGAVRQARIGELPLHSTDLQILTDAGLASYGDPEIARALSADGISMTAHRVSGPTHAPGAPASAGLGVR; encoded by the coding sequence GTGACCGATCGCTTCTCCCGGATCCTGCCCGTGGCGCTCATGGTCCTCCCCGGACCGGACGGCACCGTCACCTTCGTGCACCAGCTCAAGGGCCCCTACGCGGGCAACTGGCTGCTTCCGGGCGGCGGCGTCGAACCGGGGGAGGGCCTCGCGGCGGCGGCCGTCCGGGAGACGGCCGAGGAGACCGGGTGCCACGTGTCCGCGTGCTCCCCCTTCGCCGTCTACGAGTTCACCGGAACCTGGGAGCAAGGCCCCTACCACCTCCTGCTGTTCGGCTTCCTCGCAGACCGCCCGTACCGGGTGCCGGAAGGGTTCGAAGGCCACAACGTCGGAGCCGTCCGGCAGGCCAGGATCGGTGAACTTCCCCTCCATTCCACCGACTTGCAGATCCTCACCGACGCCGGTCTGGCCTCCTACGGCGACCCCGAGATCGCCCGCGCCCTGTCCGCCGACGGCATCTCCATGACGGCCCACCGGGTCAGCGGCCCCACCCACGCCCCCGGGGCACCGGCGTCGGCGGGCCTGGGCGTGCGCTGA
- a CDS encoding 3-polyprenyl-4-hydroxybenzoate decarboxylase (3-octaprenyl-4-hydroxybenzoate carboxy-lyase; cl00311;~3-polyprenyl-4-hydroxybenzoate decarboxylase and re lated decarboxylases-like protein [Streptomyces bingchenggensis BCW-1];~COG0043 3-polyprenyl-4-hydroxybenzoate decarboxylase and related decarboxylases;~identified by MetaGeneAnnotator; putative), whose protein sequence is MIPRPAPSPPSPPALADSGLVPVDPAEVGLPPYYAATGLYRYDRPVGTVIEAARTLAGLEHRLGTRPTTVFTHLTDRPGSRVLGHPYPRSVLLAALGTAEGAHLPELAARLSGEPFRVRADAAPEAAAGTTGAPARRELDGLHALPVLQHRPGDGGRYVTAGIGVTTRPDGSAVNLGFYCVQVVSAYRARIFLDPRTDAHRNLLEWRAVGRPMPISVFLGADPSYAVVAATRLPATGDDYQIASRLLRADVRVGGSPPVPADATHVLTGLVGHANETEGPFGEFKGYYVEERQGNVLDITGVAARPGAPFPSIVAGAESGLTLMSFQNEYLLYAHLRVQGHPVTDVRYSVRARGEFVALIETERPSLELVCEAMKFDVRSKLVICGPELGDVPQALATYGFITHHEPYYRKGRIEGERIGLALVIPPVGRPVEY, encoded by the coding sequence GTGATCCCGCGTCCCGCCCCCTCCCCGCCGTCCCCTCCGGCGCTCGCGGACAGCGGGCTGGTACCCGTGGACCCGGCCGAGGTCGGGCTGCCCCCGTACTACGCCGCCACCGGGCTCTACCGGTACGACCGCCCGGTCGGCACGGTGATCGAGGCGGCCCGGACACTGGCCGGGCTGGAGCACCGGCTGGGGACGAGACCCACCACGGTCTTCACCCACCTCACCGACCGGCCCGGTAGCCGCGTCCTGGGCCACCCGTATCCCCGCTCCGTCCTGCTCGCCGCCCTGGGCACGGCCGAGGGCGCGCATCTGCCGGAACTGGCCGCCCGGTTGTCCGGCGAGCCGTTCCGGGTACGGGCGGACGCGGCCCCCGAGGCGGCCGCCGGCACGACCGGCGCCCCGGCCCGGCGGGAGCTCGACGGGCTGCACGCCCTGCCCGTGCTCCAGCACCGCCCCGGCGACGGCGGCCGGTACGTCACCGCCGGCATCGGCGTCACGACCCGGCCGGACGGCTCGGCCGTCAACCTCGGCTTCTACTGCGTCCAGGTGGTCTCGGCGTACCGCGCCCGGATCTTCCTCGACCCCCGCACCGACGCCCACCGCAACCTCCTGGAATGGCGGGCCGTGGGCCGGCCCATGCCGATCTCCGTCTTCCTGGGCGCCGACCCCTCGTACGCCGTGGTGGCGGCGACCCGGCTGCCCGCGACCGGGGACGACTACCAGATCGCCTCACGCCTCCTCCGCGCGGACGTCCGGGTGGGCGGGTCGCCTCCGGTCCCCGCCGACGCCACGCACGTCCTCACCGGCCTGGTCGGCCACGCGAACGAGACGGAGGGCCCGTTCGGCGAGTTCAAGGGGTACTACGTCGAGGAACGCCAGGGGAACGTCCTCGACATCACCGGCGTCGCCGCCCGGCCCGGCGCGCCGTTCCCCAGCATCGTCGCGGGCGCCGAGTCCGGGCTCACCCTCATGAGCTTCCAGAACGAGTACCTCCTGTACGCCCATCTGAGGGTCCAGGGTCACCCGGTGACCGATGTCCGCTACTCGGTACGGGCGCGTGGGGAGTTCGTCGCCCTCATCGAGACGGAGCGGCCCAGTCTCGAACTCGTTTGCGAGGCGATGAAGTTCGACGTGCGATCCAAGCTGGTCATCTGTGGTCCCGAACTCGGCGACGTGCCACAGGCCTTGGCGACGTACGGGTTCATCACGCACCATGAGCCGTACTATCGCAAAGGCAGAATCGAGGGCGAGCGGATCGGCCTCGCGCTCGTCATTCCGCCCGTGGGCCGTCCCGTCGAATACTGA
- a CDS encoding phosphoribosyltransferase (identified by MetaGeneAnnotator; putative;~sequence version:1): MREPAPAAVPDQAPGEVPGEVPGMWTRRGPYELSWETLGRMLERIAAGVRAAGFAPDVVLGVARGGLPAASYLTCVLDAPVLRTVRVRRTRDDGQYAAKRAPELEVAELPGVGAGTKVLVVDDIVGTGATAEAVRAHLLGLGVAGRDLRFAALVRNHRADYRPDHCPAVIDDWIVFPWEEGWGRTAGARPLPLPEGGA; encoded by the coding sequence GTGCGTGAGCCGGCCCCCGCGGCCGTCCCCGACCAAGCGCCCGGCGAGGTGCCCGGCGAGGTGCCCGGCATGTGGACCCGGCGAGGCCCGTACGAACTGAGCTGGGAGACCCTCGGCAGGATGCTCGAACGGATCGCCGCCGGCGTCAGGGCCGCGGGGTTCGCCCCCGACGTCGTCCTCGGCGTCGCACGCGGCGGCCTGCCCGCCGCGAGCTATCTGACCTGCGTCCTCGACGCGCCCGTCCTGCGTACGGTGCGGGTGCGCCGGACCCGCGACGACGGCCAGTACGCGGCCAAGCGGGCTCCGGAGCTGGAGGTCGCGGAGCTGCCGGGTGTCGGTGCGGGCACGAAGGTCCTCGTCGTGGACGACATCGTCGGCACCGGCGCCACCGCGGAGGCCGTCCGCGCCCATCTGCTCGGACTCGGCGTGGCCGGGCGGGACCTGCGCTTCGCCGCACTGGTCCGCAACCATCGTGCGGACTACCGCCCCGACCACTGCCCGGCGGTCATCGACGACTGGATCGTCTTCCCGTGGGAGGAGGGCTGGGGCCGGACGGCGGGCGCCCGGCCGCTGCCCCTCCCGGAGGGCGGGGCGTGA
- a CDS encoding GMP reductase (COG0516 IMP dehydrogenase/GMP reductase;~GMP reductase [Streptomyces bingchenggensis BCW-1];~IMPDH: The catalytic domain of the inosine monophosphate dehydrogenase. IMPDH catalyzes the NAD-dependent oxidation of inosine 5'-monophosphate (IMP) to xanthosine 5' monophosphate (XMP). It is a rate-limiting step in the de novo synthesis of...; cd00381;~identified by MetaGeneAnnotator; putative;~inosine 5-monophosphate dehydrogenase; Validated) has protein sequence MTTDHAPQEGTESHVRISRPRRTGLSFDDVLLVPQRTALRSRRHADLTTELLPGLTPAAPVVSANTQWCTGGRMAAAMARCGGLGVLHRMQTIDQQLAHLQLVKAEPTGGETEDAGPRATRSADGRLFAGVAVGVTGDWRERAARLVDHGADLLVIDVAHGHSDQVLSAVTTLRKAYPGVPLMAGNVATAAGTRDLVSAGADLVKVGIGPGGVCTTRLVAGTGVPQLTAVLDCAAEAARYGVGVIADGGIRQAGDIAKSLAAGARAVMLGSLLAGADESEAQPVEKDGRRYKTSNGFVSLGMELTLRRAAGLPVTRQEVDDYVPEGVEATFPATGPLATTLRQLTGGVQSALSYSGATNLDEFRERAEFIQVTAAGRSENGPHARERTAHIAIDHVARAVEG, from the coding sequence ACCACGCCCCGCAGGAAGGAACCGAATCCCACGTGCGCATCTCCCGTCCGCGGCGAACCGGCCTCAGCTTCGACGACGTCCTGCTCGTGCCCCAGCGCACCGCGCTCCGCAGCCGCCGGCACGCCGACCTGACCACCGAGCTCCTCCCCGGCCTCACGCCGGCGGCTCCCGTCGTGTCCGCCAACACCCAGTGGTGCACCGGTGGCCGGATGGCCGCCGCCATGGCCCGATGCGGCGGCCTGGGCGTCCTCCACCGCATGCAGACGATCGACCAGCAGCTCGCGCACCTCCAGCTGGTCAAAGCCGAGCCGACCGGAGGCGAGACGGAGGACGCCGGACCGCGGGCGACCCGCTCCGCCGACGGCCGGCTGTTCGCCGGCGTGGCCGTCGGCGTCACCGGGGACTGGCGGGAACGCGCGGCCCGGCTCGTCGACCACGGGGCCGACCTGCTGGTGATCGACGTCGCCCACGGCCACAGCGACCAGGTGCTGTCCGCGGTCACCACCCTGCGCAAGGCGTACCCCGGCGTCCCGCTGATGGCGGGCAACGTCGCGACCGCCGCCGGCACCCGGGACCTCGTCTCGGCCGGTGCGGATCTGGTCAAGGTGGGGATCGGCCCGGGCGGCGTGTGCACCACCCGGCTGGTCGCCGGCACCGGTGTCCCCCAGCTCACCGCCGTCCTCGACTGCGCCGCCGAGGCGGCCCGGTACGGGGTCGGGGTGATCGCCGACGGCGGGATCCGCCAGGCCGGGGACATCGCCAAGTCCCTGGCGGCCGGGGCCCGCGCCGTGATGCTCGGCAGCCTGCTGGCGGGAGCCGACGAGAGCGAGGCGCAGCCGGTGGAGAAGGACGGCCGCCGCTACAAGACCAGCAACGGCTTCGTCTCCCTCGGGATGGAACTGACCCTGCGCCGGGCCGCCGGACTGCCCGTCACCCGGCAGGAGGTCGACGACTACGTGCCCGAAGGGGTGGAGGCCACCTTCCCCGCCACCGGCCCGCTCGCCACGACCCTGCGCCAGCTGACCGGGGGAGTGCAGTCCGCGCTGAGCTACTCGGGCGCCACGAACCTCGACGAGTTCCGGGAGCGGGCCGAGTTCATCCAGGTCACCGCGGCGGGCCGGAGCGAGAACGGACCGCACGCCCGCGAACGGACCGCGCACATCGCCATCGATCACGTGGCCCGGGCGGTGGAGGGATGA